The Glycine max cultivar Williams 82 chromosome 3, Glycine_max_v4.0, whole genome shotgun sequence sequence AGCACCCAAAAGTAAATTATTGATGCCAAATTAATACATTTGAATGTTGGCTATTTTAATTTGCCACAAGTTCATAATACATGTAAACCATAATTAGATTAGGGAACAAAGTACATGGGATTAGGTAGCTTGAAAGTTCGGTTCCCTAAATAGTCTCCCTGAATATCACTCCACTGGTCTCCCACATTCCCCCATATCCTGTAACCTTGGTCTTGTAACTGCTTTCGTACATCGGATTTGTATTTCATTGCACTTTTCCCTTTATATGCTGAACTCCTGCAAATTTGATCCAGATAGTTCTATTAGTTTTAATATGCCTTCACTCTTCAATGGTTAAATTTTCATATCCACAGACGGATTAAAAGAGAAGTCATTTTAATATAgctagtaatttttatttttattttatggaatAAGCCTTACATTTGATAATCAGTTCCTATTatatttgagaaattaaaagagCCATTAAGTCAGTGAATATGTATTTTAGATTTTGTTTGATGCATTAATTTAATAGAAGTAAAATTCAAGTTGGTATTGGTAAATATTTGAGTTTCATTCTCCCATTTGTTCAATCTCtttctcaaattaattaatgagatctaagttaattttaactaataaaaaagaatatatgaaaGAAGAGAGGTAGAATAGAACACTCAACTATGCCCACATACCTCAAAATAAGACGTTCATAGCCAATGAATCCTTGATTGTGCAAGTTGTTCCGGGTAACTTGACCAAGGGTCTCTTCATCTCTTCCGGTGAGTAAAAATACTTTGAATCCTTTATTTACTAATATGTTAAACAACCTTAGTACGGAAGGAATTGCAGGGCACCCTCCTTTCATGGCCCACGTCCTAAAGGCAAATGGGTCATACGGATCACACCTGcatatagaatttttatttactaCAAACAAAATTTTTCCTTTGTAATAGTAGATGTTAGATTAGAGGTCTAAGACTAATAAgagaaaacacacacacacacacaagttaATATATGCATACCCATATTTCTTGCCTTTGTAATAATAGATGTTGGAGATGCAAGTGTCATCAACATCCAAAATCCAAGCATCCATGGCATCCCCAAGGAGAAAAGTTTGGTTGACATAAGCCAAGATTTCCTCCACAATCAAATCCAAGTCCCGGTCGTACTGGCCATTGATCATGTAAGTCTCAACATATCGGGAACACTGAGGTGGAACTGTTGGCCATGCAACCACATTGTTTGCCTCCACTGCCAATCTCCAACTCAAACAAAAGCTAATTGCACCCCCCTCATCACTAGAACCAGAGGACTCTTTACCCCTGctgcttttattgttttgaCCTCTTGTTATGCTCATTGCCTTTGCCTTTGTCTTTGGTGCCAACAACAATAACACCAACACCAACATCTCTCCTACTAGTACTCTTTGCGCCATTCACCCTCACGCGTGCTTCTTCCTTCTTAATTTGTACCtataccaaaataaaaacatcaataaTGGCCAGAGaagatatattattttgataattaatgGCTTCACCAAACTACAACTGACTTTTATAGTAgcacataataatttattattcaattttcaaAGTTTCTTGCTAATTGAAACCACATGACTATATATCTTGtttctattaattatttataatcttgcattcaatatatatatatatattcctcatGTATTTCCTCCTTTGAAGGTAAGCATGTTCAAAATATGATGAGACATTAAACATGAGTCTCTCTCTCAGTTGAGATTCAAACTTTAGTTCATCACGTTGTGAATGTTAGATCcaaagtatttaatatttttttaatattacataaatcacactaattgttttataatatttttttcttaatacaaTAAGTATGAGTTTTacttacataaataaatttttatgtatgaCATTATTTTTCAGAAAGAGAATATATGCCATGTCAAGTCACCAAGCATTATCATACctttgaagaaataaaaatagattctTTGATGTTGGGGACGGGGAATTTCACTAGCTATTGAACAGAGGTGTCAGTATTCCAACATTAAGTGAAGGGGAGAAGTGCAAGGTAATGCATGCATATTGCATATTGTCTTATAGATGCAATGACCCCTAATTTGGGGTTGTATACGTAGGACAAGTGCAAGGAACAACATCTTTTACTttacatggaaaaaaaaaataatagtacggtaaaatatattatttgttaattagaCGGGGTAaggttataaaaataaagtttggaCTTTAGATGATGAAACTATACCCACGAATTTATGGGTGGTATATATGTCGCATCGCTAAACGTACGTGTGTCTGTCCAATGTACTATTTTTCTAAGTATTTTAATTGGAAGAACTTCAAATCATCAATCACGCATATTACATCAAAGAAATTTATACAATCttcaaatttacttttttttttatatatatttggaaTGAGAAGTTTTTATggaaatatagataaaataagaaatgatcGATTAtcatttacaaaaattaattagatgaCACACATATAGAATAAGGTAAATATCTTATCCTACCATTGAAAAATTACACACAAacaattaaaagaattatttttaagtgTTTCTAACTACTGTTTTCAATTTCTGCATATAAATTTTACTAAATAAGGactcattataattaattataagacgACTTATCATTATATGTGATAAAATTTATGGTTTTCTTTTCTGTCTAATATAATCACATATAGTTTActcgttatatatatatatatattcattaataTTATGCTTTACAGTTTACACACCCATGCCAATATAGTTATGCTGACAAGTAACAAGCATTGCTCTTACGATAacagttaaataattaaaacaaaaaatattaaaaatagaaaatttattgTGCTGTATGTtctaatataaattttcaatttattaattctttaattagtaAAATCATAAACTGCTTTTTTTGGAAcatgacaaaataaaatttatgcgTACCCATCTATCCTTCAACTTCAAGTTGGCAactatcaagattcaagagaagagaagaaaaaagcaATAGATAATGTAATGTTAATTGCTTgaataggaactaaaaaaaaactaaacagagCTGAAAATAGAATGGATGTGCCTGGCGAAATATTAGCCGCACCTGCTTTAAAAGTAGCACTCAGCTAAAGGAGACActgatggaagaaaaaaaaactaataaagatTCTTGCAATTGCAAAGGATGGTTGACGATATATAGCACGTTATTCCCAGTTTGATACCAAATATAAACCTAGCTTGGCTATTTATAGAGAGAGGATACATAGCTAGGAAAAGGAACTATGCATGCATTGCATATGCAATAAGTTCACTAATTTATGTTTCCATAAATGACGTTTAAATTGCAATATGGAATGTTGATTGGGTGGGGTTGGCGTCAGAGAGCAAAAATAATGTTGAGTATGGTGGAGACCCAAAGGAAAAATGTGAGAGGTGAACATGCAGTGT is a genomic window containing:
- the LOC100777758 gene encoding acid phosphatase 1 yields the protein MAQRVLVGEMLVLVLLLLAPKTKAKAMSITRGQNNKSSRGKESSGSSDEGGAISFCLSWRLAVEANNVVAWPTVPPQCSRYVETYMINGQYDRDLDLIVEEILAYVNQTFLLGDAMDAWILDVDDTCISNIYYYKGKKYGCDPYDPFAFRTWAMKGGCPAIPSVLRLFNILVNKGFKVFLLTGRDEETLGQVTRNNLHNQGFIGYERLILRSSAYKGKSAMKYKSDVRKQLQDQGYRIWGNVGDQWSDIQGDYLGNRTFKLPNPMYFVP